A stretch of Myxococcus hansupus DNA encodes these proteins:
- the epsC gene encoding serine O-acetyltransferase EpsC, giving the protein MRKARDSMIGSLVTDALELAKAANGNSDAKSIAKVVLTSDSYRITALNRAREAALTYRIPLLNHVLRVAQTAVMGIEIGKDVTLGKGVYFVHSLGVVIGGDARIGDRVRFYGNNTVGTAKDNGYPVIEDDVWIGAGARILGPVRIGARSRIGANAVVLQDVPPDSVAVGIPARIFPRKDTDEVAL; this is encoded by the coding sequence ATGCGGAAGGCCAGGGACTCGATGATTGGCTCGCTCGTCACGGATGCGCTGGAACTGGCGAAGGCCGCCAATGGCAACTCGGATGCGAAGTCCATTGCCAAGGTGGTGCTGACCAGTGATTCGTACCGCATCACCGCGCTCAACCGCGCCCGTGAGGCCGCGCTGACGTACCGCATCCCCCTGCTGAACCACGTGCTGCGCGTGGCGCAGACGGCGGTGATGGGGATTGAGATTGGCAAGGACGTCACGCTCGGCAAGGGCGTGTACTTCGTGCACAGCCTGGGCGTCGTCATCGGCGGAGACGCGCGCATCGGCGACCGGGTGCGCTTCTACGGCAACAACACCGTGGGCACCGCGAAGGACAACGGCTACCCCGTCATCGAGGATGACGTGTGGATTGGCGCGGGGGCGCGGATTCTCGGGCCAGTGCGCATCGGCGCGCGCTCGCGCATCGGCGCCAACGCGGTGGTGCTCCAGGACGTGCCGCCGGACAGCGTGGCCGTGGGCATCCCCGCGCGCATCTTCCCGCGCAAGGACACGGACGAAGTCGCGCTCTAG
- a CDS encoding RNA polymerase sigma factor: protein MSLVPDVGHFVDPAGPSHRHPASEDTSEEASRWLARFHAGDAQVLNACYREHFDTVYRAAARILPSVDAETVVHDVFLRLVSDERARRTFHGGSLAAWLHSVAHNLAVDRVRRQRRESDILAQLAAESTAEELSPPEPGLDASLLLEHFRQKCLPPKWAPVFEARFIRQLSQREAAATLRIHRTTLAYQELRIRQLLKRFLLTPEAP, encoded by the coding sequence ATGTCCCTCGTCCCGGACGTTGGGCATTTCGTGGACCCCGCTGGCCCCTCTCACCGTCACCCCGCGAGCGAAGACACCTCGGAGGAGGCGAGCCGCTGGCTTGCCCGGTTCCATGCCGGGGACGCCCAGGTGCTCAACGCGTGCTACCGCGAGCACTTCGACACGGTGTACCGCGCCGCCGCTCGCATCCTCCCGTCCGTGGACGCGGAGACCGTGGTCCATGACGTGTTCCTCCGCCTCGTGTCCGATGAGCGCGCCCGCCGCACCTTCCACGGCGGCTCCCTGGCGGCATGGCTTCACAGCGTCGCCCACAACCTCGCCGTGGACCGGGTGCGCCGCCAGCGGCGCGAGTCGGACATCCTCGCCCAGCTCGCCGCGGAGTCCACGGCCGAGGAGCTCTCGCCGCCCGAGCCGGGGCTCGACGCCAGCCTCCTCTTGGAGCACTTCCGCCAGAAGTGCCTGCCGCCCAAGTGGGCGCCCGTCTTCGAAGCCCGCTTCATCCGCCAGCTCAGCCAGCGCGAGGCCGCCGCCACGCTGCGCATCCACCGCACCACCCTCGCCTACCAGGAGCTGCGCATCCGCCAGCTCCTCAAGCGGTTCCTCCTCACCCCGGAGGCCCCATGA
- a CDS encoding imm11 family protein — translation MTKRYFRLTENMQAGNWDLGDPVDASGHEVDDLWMYTAGRPIQVEGRLNIPIDTPGRQLDFCTVGIGVMPIVHVRVASLFAELASDDVQLVPVNISGQPDQYLILVATKLIRCIDDAASEEVRYWKPEHGQPERVGQYRSVIGLRIDPAKVGDAQVFRTWGWKLALIVSEDLKVALEQSGTTGVEFTPV, via the coding sequence ATGACGAAGCGCTACTTCCGGCTGACCGAGAACATGCAAGCCGGAAACTGGGACCTGGGCGACCCGGTGGACGCATCGGGCCACGAAGTGGACGACCTTTGGATGTACACCGCCGGGCGTCCCATTCAGGTCGAAGGGCGTCTGAACATCCCCATCGACACACCGGGCAGACAGTTGGACTTCTGCACCGTGGGGATCGGCGTGATGCCAATCGTCCACGTCCGGGTGGCCTCACTCTTCGCGGAGCTCGCCTCTGATGATGTGCAACTCGTCCCCGTAAACATCTCAGGGCAGCCGGACCAGTACCTCATCCTGGTCGCCACGAAGCTCATCCGATGTATCGACGACGCGGCGTCCGAGGAAGTCCGCTATTGGAAGCCGGAGCATGGCCAGCCGGAGCGAGTGGGACAGTACCGCTCAGTCATTGGCCTCCGAATCGACCCCGCGAAAGTGGGTGACGCCCAGGTGTTCCGCACCTGGGGATGGAAGCTCGCCCTCATTGTCTCCGAGGACCTCAAGGTCGCGCTGGAACAGTCCGGCACCACGGGCGTGGAGTTCACGCCGGTATAG
- a CDS encoding imm11 family protein, giving the protein MPMRYFQLPDDMYLPHRWELGSLIGPDAQDVQPSLLRSGTPLEMQGRLKVSIETPGRPLDFTHAAYSIPIVHVRVASLLSEVAPDDVQFLRVDVPSQPDAYLVLNALHLIRCIDDERSTEVRYWEPEDGMPEKVGTYFSVAGLRIDPTKVGGARIFRTWGWTGALIVSEDLKAALEQSGATGMKFTPV; this is encoded by the coding sequence ATGCCGATGCGGTACTTCCAGCTCCCGGACGACATGTACCTGCCCCATCGCTGGGAGCTGGGGAGCCTCATCGGACCGGACGCCCAAGATGTACAGCCCTCGTTGCTCCGAAGCGGGACACCGCTGGAGATGCAGGGGCGCTTGAAAGTCTCTATCGAGACGCCCGGCCGCCCGCTCGACTTCACGCATGCGGCGTACAGCATCCCCATCGTCCACGTCCGGGTGGCGTCCCTTCTCTCGGAGGTAGCGCCGGACGACGTTCAATTCCTGCGGGTGGATGTTCCGTCACAGCCCGACGCGTATCTCGTGCTGAACGCGCTCCATCTCATCCGGTGCATCGATGACGAGCGCTCCACGGAAGTCCGTTACTGGGAGCCCGAGGACGGCATGCCGGAGAAGGTCGGGACCTATTTCTCCGTGGCCGGCCTGCGCATCGACCCCACGAAGGTCGGCGGCGCCAGGATTTTCCGCACCTGGGGATGGACCGGGGCCCTCATCGTCTCCGAGGACCTCAAGGCCGCGCTGGAACAGTCCGGGGCCACGGGGATGAAGTTCACCCCCGTGTGA
- the epsE gene encoding exopolysaccharide biosynthesis GT4 family glycosyltransferase EpsE, whose protein sequence is MPSRVQKIGYLIPEFPGQTHIFFWRELQALPGKGVSPELVSTRPPPAGIISHRWAHEAMARTEYLMPPGPLGVVKAAAEVARAMPSGWARCLASIARAEGLDAKGRAQLLAFAIMGGRLASLARERGWTHVHVHSCANAAHVALFAHLLSGLTYSLTLHGPLYDYGPNQREKWRHAQFAFVITKKLLQEVNDELAGALPSRIELAPMGVELRKFNRSVAYAPWTGEGPLRIFSCGRLNPCKGHADLIDAVGLLRAKGLDARLAIAGEDEAGGTTYRKVLEAKLQETRLGDAVTLLGAVSEDTVRGEIERAHIFSLASLQEPLGVAIMEAMAMRVPVVVTGAGGVPELVDDGVDGILVPPQQPQVLADKLEAVARDAQEAHRLGEAGRRKVETTFSSERSADMLALMLQRAVV, encoded by the coding sequence ATGCCATCCCGCGTGCAGAAGATTGGCTACCTGATTCCCGAGTTCCCCGGACAGACACACATCTTCTTCTGGCGCGAGCTGCAGGCGCTGCCGGGCAAGGGCGTGTCGCCGGAGCTGGTCTCCACGCGTCCTCCGCCCGCGGGCATCATCTCGCACCGCTGGGCGCACGAGGCCATGGCGCGCACGGAGTACCTCATGCCGCCCGGGCCGCTGGGCGTCGTGAAGGCCGCCGCGGAGGTGGCCCGCGCGATGCCGTCCGGCTGGGCCCGCTGCCTGGCCTCCATCGCCCGCGCGGAGGGCCTGGACGCGAAGGGCCGCGCGCAATTGCTCGCCTTCGCCATCATGGGCGGCCGGCTGGCCTCGCTGGCGCGGGAGCGTGGCTGGACGCACGTCCACGTGCACTCCTGCGCCAACGCCGCGCACGTGGCGCTCTTCGCCCACCTCCTGTCGGGGCTCACGTACAGCCTGACGCTGCACGGGCCGCTCTACGACTACGGCCCCAACCAGCGTGAGAAGTGGCGGCACGCGCAGTTCGCCTTCGTCATCACGAAGAAGCTGCTCCAGGAAGTGAACGACGAGCTGGCCGGCGCGCTGCCGTCGCGCATCGAGCTGGCGCCCATGGGCGTGGAGCTGCGCAAGTTCAATCGCTCCGTGGCGTACGCGCCGTGGACGGGCGAAGGCCCGCTGCGCATCTTCTCCTGCGGCCGTCTCAACCCCTGCAAGGGCCACGCGGACCTCATCGACGCGGTGGGGCTGCTGCGCGCGAAGGGGCTGGACGCGCGGCTGGCCATCGCGGGCGAGGACGAGGCGGGCGGCACCACGTACCGCAAGGTGCTGGAGGCCAAACTCCAGGAGACGCGTCTGGGCGACGCGGTGACGCTGCTGGGCGCGGTGAGTGAGGACACGGTGCGCGGGGAAATCGAGCGCGCGCACATCTTCTCATTGGCCAGCCTCCAGGAGCCGCTGGGCGTCGCCATCATGGAGGCCATGGCCATGCGCGTGCCCGTGGTGGTGACGGGCGCGGGCGGTGTGCCGGAGCTGGTGGATGATGGCGTGGACGGAATCCTCGTCCCCCCGCAGCAGCCCCAGGTCCTGGCGGACAAGCTGGAGGCCGTGGCCCGTGATGCCCAGGAGGCACACCGGCTGGGCGAGGCGGGCCGCCGGAAGGTGGAGACGACGTTCAGCAGCGAGCGCAGCGCGGACATGCTCGCGCTGATGCTCCAGCGGGCGGTGGTGTAG
- a CDS encoding AHH domain-containing protein, producing MRLLWMALLLFVGSACSTVRVVRLETGDAEPRVHVPRDAEGAGPVGLDAEVFEAAVASLARDVMPSLHPLRDARRRFGVPDRSGVYAYERRGQRLIPLEERSDGPRLLENYADEELTRAYGQWCARRRHAGDCLRLLDEGPLLASDGKYTLAMAIAMDSVWDETAEALRGMADPQALMATMTASVSMYLLLWALPEPVSKGVAALVTAAAIAYLGVDTVWRLLDGWMALVRQVDRATTFAQLSAAGDAYGEVLGESAARIFVLLATAAVGNTAGLVARSSRLPGSAQAALNAEAQAGYRYAVLGAVESVSMTAEGFAIVLAPHAVAMAARGTSGASRTEKHHIATNKNDVSTLRGGPWTPEFRRIFKRAGMELKDPENIVQVRGHKGPHSRAYHQAVHDRLINATEGCRTMESCRKALTTALREMAEEVATPGTKLHKLLTRAM from the coding sequence ATGCGACTGCTGTGGATGGCCTTGCTCCTGTTCGTTGGGTCCGCGTGCTCGACGGTCCGTGTCGTTCGCCTGGAGACAGGTGATGCTGAGCCTCGCGTGCATGTGCCGCGTGACGCGGAAGGCGCCGGTCCTGTGGGACTGGATGCCGAGGTGTTCGAGGCCGCCGTGGCCTCATTGGCTCGAGACGTGATGCCGTCCCTGCATCCACTGCGCGATGCGCGCCGACGCTTCGGAGTTCCGGACAGGAGCGGTGTCTACGCGTACGAGCGCCGAGGCCAGCGGCTGATTCCCCTTGAGGAGCGCTCGGATGGCCCGCGCTTGTTGGAGAACTACGCGGACGAGGAACTGACGCGTGCCTATGGCCAGTGGTGCGCACGCAGGAGACACGCTGGAGACTGTCTTCGGCTGTTGGATGAAGGTCCGCTGCTGGCCAGCGATGGCAAGTACACGCTGGCGATGGCCATTGCCATGGATTCGGTTTGGGATGAGACGGCCGAGGCCTTGCGCGGCATGGCGGACCCTCAAGCATTGATGGCGACGATGACGGCGTCCGTCAGCATGTACCTGCTGCTGTGGGCTTTGCCGGAGCCCGTGAGCAAGGGTGTGGCGGCCCTCGTCACGGCCGCTGCGATTGCGTACCTGGGCGTGGATACGGTGTGGCGCCTGTTGGACGGGTGGATGGCGCTGGTTCGTCAGGTGGACCGAGCCACGACGTTCGCGCAGCTCAGCGCGGCGGGGGACGCATACGGTGAGGTTCTCGGAGAGAGCGCCGCACGCATCTTTGTGCTGCTGGCGACGGCCGCGGTCGGCAACACCGCGGGACTGGTGGCAAGGTCGTCGAGACTTCCTGGCTCAGCGCAAGCAGCGCTGAATGCCGAGGCGCAGGCTGGCTATCGCTATGCAGTGCTTGGCGCCGTGGAGTCCGTGTCGATGACCGCCGAGGGCTTCGCCATCGTGTTGGCCCCGCACGCCGTGGCGATGGCGGCCCGAGGAACCTCGGGTGCGAGCCGCACCGAGAAGCACCACATCGCCACGAACAAGAACGACGTCTCCACCTTGCGTGGCGGCCCGTGGACGCCCGAGTTCCGACGAATTTTCAAACGAGCTGGGATGGAACTGAAGGATCCCGAGAACATCGTCCAGGTGAGAGGGCACAAAGGGCCGCATTCGCGGGCGTACCATCAGGCTGTTCACGACAGACTCATCAACGCCACGGAAGGCTGCCGCACGATGGAGTCGTGCCGTAAGGCGCTGACGACCGCGCTCCGAGAAATGGCCGAAGAGGTCGCCACACCCGGAACGAAGCTTCACAAGCTCCTGACCCGAGCCATGTGA
- the epsB gene encoding GH44 family glycoside hydrolase EpsB → MKRSRTKAGAAVLSGVLLAGGSVAVAQAVGAEAPGASGNAAAASTTAAGAPSGTAPAAAADTAAASLTASLEKTAPLMLYDGGLASGWKDLGWAQRQLPKGAPARMRMFNYSGWILYQPKLEGTFGALSFRLSAPEAFGEFLEVRLDAPGAASFPRIPITPELQVRKDGEWAEIIIPMEMLNPRGQPFDRVVMRASKSVGREWVLFDKVALAALPPELAAALAAGGGRQGQGSGREAPMTIDCTAPSHRISPLIYGIAFDGLTEKKDKHQYEVGATSRRWGGNPTSRYNWKLGGTWNTANDWFFQNVDIGVSYDDFLESNRKHGMSSALTVPILGWVAKDAKSVGFPVMRFGPQQQEDNGSGNGLARDGTPLKPGAPTLTSTEASPEFIAEWIQAIRKKDQERGQRSVQMYILDNEPMLWNSTHRDVHPEPLTYDGLMERTIAYGTAVRKADPEGLIAGPAEWGWTNYLWSAADFAPGKMPHSDRRAHGNVPLLPWYLRQLREHEKKTGVKLLDIVDLHFYPQSNVGVGLEGNTDPATNARRIRSTRGLWDPTYKDESWIGEPIRLIPRMKEWIADNYPGLRISIGEYNFGAFRHMSGGLAQAETLGRFAQENIYSAYFWQYPTEGSPVFWAFRAFRNFDGKGGRFQDMWVPAKAAENTSVFASRDEAGGKLVAVVLNFDPDQAAQAQIELKGCGTLDSVRVLGYSGAPGGFTEQTPGTKAAGSLTQRLPPYSMTVLDLTVKKP, encoded by the coding sequence GTGAAGCGTTCACGGACGAAGGCGGGCGCCGCGGTCCTGTCGGGTGTGCTGCTCGCCGGTGGCTCGGTGGCCGTGGCTCAGGCCGTGGGCGCGGAGGCGCCGGGTGCGAGCGGCAACGCGGCAGCGGCCAGCACCACGGCAGCCGGTGCCCCGAGCGGCACTGCCCCAGCGGCTGCTGCCGACACCGCCGCGGCGAGCCTCACCGCCAGCCTGGAGAAGACCGCCCCGCTGATGCTGTACGACGGGGGCCTGGCCTCGGGCTGGAAGGACCTCGGCTGGGCGCAGCGCCAGCTCCCCAAGGGCGCGCCCGCGCGCATGCGCATGTTCAACTACAGCGGGTGGATTCTCTACCAGCCCAAGCTGGAGGGGACCTTCGGCGCGCTCTCGTTCCGGCTCAGCGCCCCGGAGGCCTTCGGCGAGTTCCTGGAGGTCCGCCTGGACGCGCCCGGCGCCGCGAGCTTCCCGCGCATCCCCATCACCCCCGAGCTCCAGGTCCGCAAGGACGGCGAGTGGGCTGAAATCATCATCCCCATGGAGATGCTCAACCCGCGCGGTCAGCCGTTCGACCGCGTGGTGATGCGCGCGTCCAAGAGCGTGGGCCGGGAGTGGGTACTCTTCGACAAGGTGGCGCTGGCGGCCCTGCCGCCCGAGCTGGCCGCCGCGCTCGCCGCGGGAGGCGGACGCCAGGGTCAGGGCAGTGGCCGCGAGGCCCCCATGACCATCGACTGCACCGCCCCGAGCCACCGCATCAGCCCGCTCATCTACGGCATCGCCTTCGACGGGCTCACCGAGAAGAAGGACAAGCACCAGTACGAGGTCGGCGCCACCTCGCGCCGCTGGGGCGGCAACCCCACGTCCCGCTACAACTGGAAGCTGGGCGGCACGTGGAACACGGCGAACGACTGGTTCTTCCAGAACGTCGACATCGGCGTGAGCTACGACGACTTCCTGGAGTCCAACCGCAAGCACGGCATGAGCTCCGCGCTGACGGTGCCCATCCTGGGCTGGGTGGCCAAGGACGCGAAGTCGGTGGGCTTCCCGGTGATGCGCTTCGGCCCGCAGCAGCAGGAGGACAACGGCTCGGGCAACGGGCTCGCCCGGGACGGCACGCCGCTGAAGCCCGGCGCGCCCACGCTCACCAGCACCGAGGCGTCTCCGGAGTTCATCGCGGAATGGATTCAGGCCATCCGCAAGAAGGACCAGGAGCGCGGTCAGCGCAGCGTCCAGATGTACATCCTGGACAACGAGCCCATGCTCTGGAACTCCACGCACCGCGACGTGCATCCGGAGCCGCTCACGTATGACGGGCTGATGGAGCGCACCATCGCCTACGGCACCGCGGTGCGGAAAGCGGACCCGGAGGGCCTCATCGCGGGCCCGGCCGAGTGGGGTTGGACGAACTACCTGTGGTCCGCGGCGGACTTCGCGCCGGGGAAGATGCCGCACTCGGACCGGCGCGCGCACGGCAACGTGCCGCTGCTGCCCTGGTACCTGCGGCAGCTCCGCGAGCACGAGAAGAAGACGGGCGTGAAGCTGCTCGACATCGTGGACCTGCACTTCTATCCGCAAAGCAACGTGGGCGTGGGACTGGAGGGCAACACCGACCCGGCCACCAACGCGCGGCGCATCCGCTCCACGCGCGGGCTGTGGGACCCCACGTACAAGGACGAGTCCTGGATTGGTGAGCCCATCCGGCTGATTCCGCGCATGAAGGAGTGGATCGCCGACAACTACCCAGGTCTGCGCATCTCCATTGGCGAGTACAACTTCGGCGCCTTCCGGCACATGAGCGGCGGCCTGGCCCAGGCCGAGACGCTGGGCCGCTTCGCGCAGGAGAACATCTACTCCGCCTACTTCTGGCAGTACCCCACCGAGGGCTCGCCCGTGTTCTGGGCGTTCCGCGCGTTCCGCAACTTCGACGGCAAGGGGGGCCGCTTCCAGGACATGTGGGTGCCAGCCAAGGCCGCCGAGAACACCAGCGTGTTCGCCTCGCGGGACGAGGCGGGCGGCAAGCTGGTGGCGGTGGTGCTCAACTTCGACCCCGACCAGGCGGCTCAGGCGCAGATTGAACTCAAGGGCTGCGGTACACTCGACAGCGTGCGCGTGCTGGGCTACTCGGGCGCACCTGGGGGGTTCACCGAGCAGACTCCCGGAACGAAGGCCGCGGGCTCACTCACACAGCGGCTGCCGCCCTATTCCATGACCGTGCTCGACCTGACGGTGAAGAAGCCATGA
- the epsD gene encoding exopolysaccharide biosynthesis glycosyltransferase EpsD: MTSASAPRLSVVIATYNRLPLITRLLWQLAGQTLPPEQFEVVVVDDGSKEPTREPLQALSLPYTLRVEVQQNAGAAAARHRGVLAARGEVVLVTDDDMQVAPDFLERHLAHHPEGSRVVVLGRIRPDPSIGDMPLFERWYAYLNNRMADELSVPGARARGVHLFTGNVSFPRADYVGVGGFDKSLGQSEDVELGVRLEKAGCAFVFARDAYVLHGSDHVSFERWLKRAHRYGMFDTQVARKHPDVRDVNPLRLLFKTNPLTRPLLAATLVAPEASRVLTRAVMHAANAADKLGLEKAAFAGTSVVYGMEYLRGARGEAGGWTGIAREVARYLQGRGE, from the coding sequence ATGACCTCCGCCTCCGCGCCCCGGCTCAGCGTCGTCATCGCCACCTACAACCGGCTGCCGCTCATCACCCGGCTGTTGTGGCAGCTCGCCGGGCAGACGCTGCCGCCCGAGCAGTTCGAGGTTGTCGTCGTGGACGACGGCTCGAAGGAGCCCACGCGCGAGCCGCTCCAGGCCCTGTCCCTGCCCTACACCCTGCGCGTGGAGGTCCAGCAGAACGCGGGCGCCGCCGCCGCGCGCCACCGAGGCGTCCTGGCCGCGCGGGGCGAGGTGGTGCTCGTCACCGACGACGACATGCAGGTGGCCCCGGACTTCCTGGAGCGCCACCTGGCCCACCACCCGGAGGGCTCGCGCGTCGTCGTGCTGGGCCGCATCCGGCCCGACCCGTCCATTGGCGACATGCCGCTGTTCGAGCGCTGGTACGCGTACCTCAACAACCGCATGGCGGACGAACTCTCCGTCCCCGGCGCGCGCGCCCGCGGCGTCCACCTCTTCACCGGCAACGTGTCCTTCCCCCGCGCCGACTACGTGGGCGTGGGCGGCTTCGACAAGTCCCTGGGCCAGTCGGAAGACGTGGAGCTGGGCGTGCGGCTGGAGAAGGCCGGCTGCGCCTTCGTCTTCGCGCGGGACGCGTACGTGCTGCATGGCAGCGACCACGTCTCCTTCGAGCGCTGGCTGAAGCGCGCGCACCGCTACGGCATGTTCGACACGCAGGTCGCCCGGAAGCACCCGGACGTGCGCGACGTCAATCCGTTGCGACTGCTGTTCAAGACGAATCCCCTCACCCGCCCGCTGCTGGCCGCCACGCTGGTGGCGCCGGAGGCCTCGCGGGTGCTGACGCGCGCGGTGATGCACGCCGCGAACGCCGCGGACAAGCTGGGCCTGGAGAAGGCCGCGTTCGCGGGCACGTCGGTGGTGTACGGCATGGAGTATCTGCGCGGCGCGCGCGGCGAGGCCGGCGGCTGGACGGGCATCGCCCGCGAGGTCGCCCGCTACCTGCAGGGCCGGGGGGAGTAA
- the epsA gene encoding exopolysaccharide biosynthesis glycosyltransferase EpsA — translation MSSAAAPVPPQTPFTTGRARLNIGQLAIDQLTFDEAITEIGRLVDSRQGGYVFTANVDHVVLAEDNAQFREAYSRATISVVDGMPIVWASRAMDVPLPERIAGSDLILPLMKLGAERKWRVFLLGAGPGVAEKVGRIVGEQYGVEVVGWDSPMVRLDGGDAQNDPIVAKIREKDPHLLLVALGSPKQEVWISQVASKLGPTVAIGIGAGLDFIAGTAKRAPVWISRAGFEWLYRLVNEPKRLWRRYILNDSRFATILLREFWQRTGAQKSE, via the coding sequence ATGAGCTCCGCCGCTGCCCCCGTCCCTCCGCAGACTCCCTTCACCACCGGCCGCGCGCGCCTGAACATCGGCCAGCTCGCCATCGATCAGCTCACGTTCGACGAGGCCATAACGGAGATTGGCCGCCTGGTGGATTCGCGCCAGGGCGGCTACGTCTTCACGGCCAACGTGGACCACGTGGTGCTGGCCGAGGACAACGCGCAGTTCCGCGAGGCGTACTCGCGCGCCACGATTTCGGTGGTGGATGGCATGCCCATCGTCTGGGCGTCTCGCGCCATGGACGTGCCGCTGCCCGAGCGCATCGCCGGCTCCGACCTCATCCTCCCGCTGATGAAGCTGGGGGCGGAGCGCAAGTGGCGCGTGTTCCTGCTGGGCGCAGGCCCAGGCGTGGCGGAGAAGGTGGGCCGCATCGTCGGCGAGCAGTACGGCGTGGAGGTGGTGGGCTGGGATTCGCCCATGGTGCGCCTGGACGGCGGCGACGCGCAGAACGACCCGATTGTCGCGAAGATTCGCGAGAAGGACCCGCACCTGCTCCTGGTGGCGCTCGGCAGCCCGAAGCAGGAGGTGTGGATTTCGCAGGTGGCGTCCAAGCTGGGGCCCACGGTGGCGATTGGCATTGGCGCGGGGTTGGACTTCATCGCGGGCACGGCGAAGCGCGCGCCTGTGTGGATTTCGCGCGCGGGCTTCGAGTGGCTCTACCGGCTGGTGAACGAGCCCAAGCGCCTGTGGCGCCGGTACATCCTGAATGACTCGCGCTTCGCCACGATTCTGCTGCGGGAGTTCTGGCAGCGGACGGGGGCGCAGAAGTCGGAGTAG
- a CDS encoding caspase family protein, whose amino-acid sequence MRFAILLLGLLPVAVGASTPEVTPPPRAASLRAEMPPRSAAPETAPPPPSTASFALIIGVNRSHEPDQPELRFADDDAARYLDLFRMLGARTYLLARLDDNTRRLHPQAAAEALDPKHSELSASVKKLGEDIALARSRGVETVAYVVYAGHGNVRNGEGYVSLEDGPLTGQQLSTQVVGKLGADRVHLIVDACYSYFLAYSRGPGGQRRPLPAGFTRAVGLALADNVGLLLSTSSARESHEWEAFEAGVFNHEVRSGLFGAADADGDGQVSYREIAAFVERANAAIPNERFRPQLHARPPKGSELLVDLRPGMDRRLEVDGAQGAHYLLEDANGVRLAEFHNAQGQALRLLRPPPRGPVFLRRVGDETQEFALPTTQDVVRLESLSAEAPRVASRGAAHAAFQHIFTLPFGSDTVSGFELRPPPSLTLMEDAREPGRLRKQLGWGALSLGVASAGVGMWTTLKARDLRNGVPPNLPQQEAAARNRRINALNTTSGVLYGLGGAAVLGGALLFLWPDTDTMPLATLGSEGAGLGLTGAF is encoded by the coding sequence ATGAGATTCGCCATCCTGCTCCTTGGCCTGCTCCCGGTGGCGGTGGGGGCGTCCACACCGGAGGTCACGCCACCCCCTCGCGCGGCATCGCTGCGAGCCGAGATGCCGCCACGCTCCGCGGCCCCGGAGACCGCACCGCCTCCGCCGAGCACCGCCTCTTTCGCCCTCATCATCGGCGTCAACCGCAGCCACGAGCCGGACCAGCCCGAGCTGCGCTTCGCGGACGACGATGCCGCGCGTTACCTCGACCTGTTCCGCATGCTCGGCGCGCGCACCTACCTGCTGGCGCGCCTGGATGACAACACGCGCCGATTGCACCCACAGGCCGCCGCCGAGGCCCTGGACCCCAAGCACTCCGAGCTGTCCGCCTCCGTGAAGAAGCTGGGCGAGGACATCGCGCTGGCGCGCAGCCGGGGCGTGGAGACGGTGGCCTACGTCGTCTACGCGGGCCACGGCAACGTGCGCAACGGCGAGGGCTACGTGAGTCTGGAGGACGGCCCACTCACCGGACAGCAGTTGTCCACGCAGGTGGTGGGCAAGCTCGGCGCCGACCGCGTCCACCTCATCGTCGACGCCTGTTACTCCTACTTCCTCGCCTACAGCCGGGGCCCGGGCGGACAGCGGCGTCCCCTGCCCGCGGGCTTCACGCGCGCGGTGGGCCTGGCGCTGGCGGACAACGTCGGACTGCTGCTGTCCACCTCATCCGCCCGGGAGAGCCACGAGTGGGAGGCCTTCGAAGCCGGCGTCTTCAACCACGAGGTGCGCTCGGGCCTGTTCGGCGCGGCGGACGCGGACGGCGACGGCCAGGTGAGCTACCGCGAAATCGCCGCCTTCGTGGAGCGCGCCAACGCGGCCATCCCCAATGAGCGCTTCCGTCCCCAACTCCACGCGCGTCCACCCAAGGGCTCCGAGCTGCTGGTGGACCTGCGCCCGGGCATGGATCGGCGGCTCGAGGTCGACGGCGCCCAGGGCGCGCACTACCTGCTGGAGGACGCCAACGGCGTGCGCCTCGCGGAGTTCCACAACGCACAGGGACAAGCGCTGCGCCTGCTGCGCCCACCGCCGCGCGGCCCGGTGTTCCTGCGACGCGTGGGCGATGAGACGCAGGAGTTCGCGCTCCCCACCACACAGGATGTCGTGCGCCTGGAATCGCTGTCCGCCGAAGCCCCTCGCGTGGCCTCACGCGGCGCGGCGCACGCGGCCTTCCAGCACATCTTCACCCTGCCCTTCGGCAGCGACACCGTCTCTGGCTTCGAACTCCGTCCGCCCCCATCACTGACCCTGATGGAGGACGCCCGGGAGCCGGGGCGCCTCCGGAAGCAACTGGGCTGGGGGGCCTTGTCATTGGGCGTCGCCTCCGCGGGCGTCGGGATGTGGACCACGCTGAAGGCCCGAGACCTGCGCAACGGCGTCCCTCCGAACCTGCCCCAGCAGGAAGCCGCCGCGCGCAACCGCCGCATCAACGCCCTCAACACCACCAGTGGGGTGCTCTACGGCTTGGGCGGCGCGGCGGTGCTCGGAGGCGCGCTGCTGTTCCTGTGGCCCGACACGGACACGATGCCCTTGGCCACCCTCGGCTCGGAAGGCGCGGGCCTGGGCCTCACGGGCGCATTCTGA